The genomic segment CCGCTGGACGACAAAAAGCGAAAAAGAAGAGGTGACCTAATGCATTTTCACTCAATAAAGTCGTGCCACCTTAAGTGAGAGGAGTGACAGgattagggagagagagagagagagagagagagagagagagagaaagagaaagaaagagagagagagagagaaagagagggagggagagagagagaggagagaaagagagaggaagggagagagagagagagagagagagagagagagagagagagagagagagagagagagaaagagagcccTCCTCCCCGTAGTGCTGCGGTGGAGCTGCGCCCTATTTAAGCCCCTTACGCGCCGAGAAGACACGCGCAGTTTTTAGCGGACAGCTTTGCAGCTGAAGCAGgtccagtgtagagaacagagCTTTAGAGGGACTTTACGGAGCTGGGCTGCTGGGAAAGGGACCAACGCAGAGTTTTAGTGGAGCAGCTACGTGTTATTGAGCCGCGGTGCTGAAATAGCCCGAGAGTTGAAGACAGGACGGTTTAAGTCTTGAGCTTTGGTGCTGAAAGAGTGGtggacagctctgctgctgAACCAGAAGACAAGGCAGCTTTAGAGGAGTTTGTAGCGCAGAAAGTGATCTTCGTTAGTGCTCCGTGGTTCTGAAACAGGTTAAGGACACTTTAAATGGGCATCTGCCGTACTGAAATAGATCCCTGTCATCGTAGACTCGGTTTCAGTGCTGAAATAGACGTAGCGTAGCTGTTGCAGACCAGTTTTAACGCGCGTTGGGCGGACAGCTCCATGGTGCTGAACCCAGTTCAGCCGCACTTTTGCCGGACAGCTCCGTGGTGCTGAAACAAACGCTCTATCTCAGTGAAGAGAGGCTCAATCTCTTTAGTGGACAGCTCCGTGTTTCTGAAACGAGCCCGCAGCTCTAGCGCGTTCTTTCTCTCACCCAACACAAAGACAGCAAAGCAGACCCACCACAATGGAGAGGATCTCTTGGACACTTTTCCTACTGTCCCTCATTCTCCTGGAGGTCTCCATGCAAGATTTTGGGCAGACGCAGTTCATCTGCACCTCGGTGCCGAAGGACATGGACCTGTGCGCCGCCGCCATGCAGAACAGCGGACCGGCTGAGGACCTGAAGACCACCGTGATGCAGCTGAGGGAGACAGTGCTGCAGCAGAAAGAGACCATCATGAACCAGAAGGAAACCATCCGAGAGCTGACGAGCAAACTGAACCGGTGCGAGGGCCAGAGTGCTCCAGAGCCTGGGACCggaggagggaggaggaaaGAGCAGGGCAAGAACACCATGGGGGACGTTTCGCGAGGCGCAAGTGACACTTTGGCTCAACTGGGGCAGACTTTGGCTACACTGAAACAAAGGCTGGAGAACTTGGAGGTAGGCACTGAAGAGTAATGATGACAGCATTCAGTAAAGacacaaaaaaactgaatgGATTTGGTTTAAACTTATAATTGACATAATTAGAAATTTGTGACTTTCAGTTTACTTAGTTTTAGCCATAGTTCTGTTGATGCGATATGCTTGTGGAAAAGAGAGGCAGACAATCAATGCAAACTCAATGCACCTTTTTTCAAAGCTGAAAAACACACTATTGTACACCTACAGTTCACTTTCCAGTCAGAATGCTCTGTGGTCCAAGACCCACAGGGCTGGTTTCCCAGACCCATATGAAGCTTAAGCCTAGACTAAACTGATATTTTCAATGGAGATTTACCATTGACATTGCAATTTAGTCCAAGATTAACCTTAATCAAGTGGACAAAAGGTTCAAATTAGTCCACTAGTATCATTCAACCCTAATGAAACCCCATGAAAGGGCCAGTTGTGCATGTCTCACATATTTTCTTAGCCACTTAATTGCTGATGTAAGTTATTTTAATGAATCAAGAGCAATCAATGTGAATCTTTGACAAGGTCAGACTATTCCAGCTAAAGATCACTGCGCAAATATTTAGTAACAGGACATAAACACTCTATGTAACACTCTGAAGTAATCTGAGCCTCAGATTTGCTTAATGTTCTCtgatcatcattatcatcaacATTTTTTACCTCCCGGTCCGCAGCAATACAGCCGGAGTAACGGCACAGCGCAGGCGAACAGCCTGAAGGATCTGCTGCAGAACAAAATCGACGACATGGAGAAGCAGGTGCTGTCCCGCGTCAACACACTGGAGGGGGGCAAACCGGGCCAGAGAAACGATACGGATCAGAGGAACAAAGTGGAGTCCACGCTCACCTCTCTACACCACCGCATCACTGATCTGGAGAAAGGTAGGCTCTTTAAATCAGAGGCTCTTCTAGGGTTCCTTAGACAGAGgttttatatggaaccatgatcatttcagtgtttaaacgattctttgcatggttaaatgtttatttaaagaaacTTTTCTAAAAAATGCTTCGATTTGCAGCAGCAGGTGTTCCACTTTCGTTACAAGTCATGCTTTTTTagtacaataaaaacaatttttttctaTGCTTGTAAAACTATGAGCACTCTTAGGAGCTCTTTAGTGAATATAAGAGGAAACAACTGCATAAACACTTGAGACTTTAGTGCACAACGCATAACAATGCatgaaaaatacatgtttatttCTGAATGCATCTTACTCATTTTAATCTACATATGCTTAAACCAATTGTTATGTAAGATGCTCTGGTAGATCTTATAAAAGAGATATTTGCTTAATTTTGGTTAAATGATGCTTTACAAATGCATCAAACCTAGTCAATCATACAGAAAAGGTAATGCTATGAGCAGAAAACTAAGGagtaaaaatgcacaaaacatgGCCTGTCAACAATGAGAGATCATACATGTTGTATCATGTATAGCCCAAATTTTAAAGACATGTTAAAGTGAAGTGTATACAGTCCGTGTGGGTTGGGTTCGCTTGTGGAGCATGTGTGGCTGTCGCAGCGGACGGGCGAGTCTGGGGAGGGGAAGCTGCATTAGTTTGCATATCCTATATCAGCTCAGAACTACagccatgagagagagagagagagagagacagagagggatagCATTGGAGGGAAAGAAAGGAGGGGGTAGAGAGATAGCATTGGTGggaaagaaaggagggaagagagagagagatagggaaagaaaggaggggcgagagagagatggcattggtgggaaagaaaggaggggagagagagagatagcattggtgggaaagaaaggaggggagagagagagatagcattggtgggaaagaaaggaggggagagagagatagcattggtgggaaagaaaggaggggagagagagagatagcattggtgggaaagaaaggaggggagagagagagatagcattggtgggaaagaaaggaggggagagagagataggacaAGAGTATgggagagagatcgagagagagagagacagagagagagaaagcaagagtatggaagagagagagagagagcaagagtatgggaggagagagagacggagagagagagataccatggaagggaaagaaaggaggggagagagatggagagcacAAAGATctgaacattattattattattattattattattagtagtagtagtagtagtagtattttaatattattatttgtgttgttttcttatTTCTGCAGGACCTAAAGGTAACAAACTGTTGGACAAGTTCCAGCTGACCTTTCCTTTACGGACGAACTACATGTATGCTAAAGTGAAGCGGAGCTTGCCGGAAATGTACGCCTTCACGCTCTGCCTGTGGATCAAATCTAATGCCTCCCCAGGGGTGGGCACGCCCTTCTCCTACGCCGTCCCGGGACAGGCTAATGAGCTGGTGTTGATAGAGTGGGGGAACAACCCCATGGAGATCCTCATCAATgacaaggtaaaaaaaacattaacacattATAGCTGGAGCATTTTGCtttggtttgtgtttgatgTTAAATCTCGAATGTCCAGAGAACAGATGGAGTCATAATCACATTCCCTCATTCAGGAAAAGAGGAAATGACTAGCTTTTTATTGATCTTTtcagtttaaataatttattcaaAGCTCCCAGCAAAAATATGGAGTGCCAAATTTAAAGATCTATTCAAAAATGAGTCTGCACTTTTGGTTTAAGGTGCAGAATTAAAATGTATTGCATGTACATAAACACTCATCACTCCTCTGAGTTAATAAACAATTGTGTTGATTTTAAGATGACAAGTTTTAAGCCATCACAACTAACATTGCAAAAACATAGAGCTTAAGTTAATCATTCAGTAATTaatcttaaggcttattattcaatatccACTAATcagaatctactatgaatgattcggtgactactatgaactattcagtatccactataaattattcagggtttactataaattattcagtatccattatgaattattcagtatccactatgaatttttcagtatttactatgaattattcagtatttactatgaattattcagtatccactatgaattattcagtatccactatgaactattcagtatccactatgaattattcagtatccactatgaattattcagtatttactatgaatttttcagtatttactatgaattattcagtatccactatgaatttttcagtatccactatgaactattcagtatccactatgaattattcagtatccactatgaatttttcagtatttactatgaattattcagtatctactaggaactattcagtatccactatgaattatttagtatctactaggaactattcagtatccactatggattatttagtatctactaggaactattcagtatccactatggattatttagtatctactttAAACGTATTAATTAACCCCTTACAAATTACTCAAAAAAAGAGTATTACTTTCTCAGCAGCTACTATGAAACTAAAGGTTTATACAATGTAATGTAAGTTTACAGAATACAGATGTTTTTCTATGTTGCTCCTCTGCAGGTGGCCAAACTGCCTTTCCTCATCAATGATGGGAAATGGCACCACATGTGCATCACATGGACCACGCGGGATGGAGTGTGGGAGGCGTTTCAGGACGGAGTCCTCCGCGGGAATGGAGAGAACCTAGCTCCATATCACCCCATCAAACCACACGGAGTGCTGGTGTTGGGCCAAGAGCAGGTGAGTCAGAAAGTCAGCTTTTATAAACAATATTACACACAAGAGGTTGAGAGGTTCACACATTTTGCATGCATCTATTGTGCTTAGAGCTCCAGGCCAGGTGGTCAGGAGAGTCAGTGACACCTGCTGAAAATTAGCACCACATAAAGTGTAGAAAAAGAATGGTTCTTTAGAcagtggttccatatagaaccatgaacaatcaaagaatttgcatgcatggtgaaatggttcttcagtttaatggagaatttgttgtatatggtcctatacatagaacaattttcaaaaaggttctatatagaaccacgtataatacattctccaccaatccgaagaaccattttaccatgcaaagtgctttttaagcatgcaaatggttctttgagtgttcatagttctgtacagaaccattatcTTCACTAAAAACCTTCATACACTCATCTAAGGAAATAGAACCATATCAAAATCATCGCTTGCAgatatttgattttaaaatacactgtattagacagatgtttagactgaacaaataatttaaactgATATTGGATATCATATCGCACGCTGGAAGAGTTATGTGCTCTGTGATctaaaacatctgcattttaactattttactgcatttctaAACCTTAAAATAAATGCTAGAGTTCTCTGTAGTGCTATAACAGGAGGAGGGTTGggcagatgtgtgtgtgaaaaaatatcagtGATCAACATTagacagcttctttgtttttgttgttgtttagtaTGTTTTTGCTATCAGCACCACACTTACATCATTTCCTAAAGGGGAGGGGCCAAAGTTATCTGTCTGTACAAATCAGCTAGTACAACTGATTAGCAGTTACAGCATTTTTATTGCTTAGCAACAAAGGCAGCCTTAGAAGATACAGTTTAAACCTGAAATAAAAAAGGCCATGCAGTGCACCGTTTTCGAGCCTTCAGAAAAAGGATGAAACTCAGTGAATACGTTCTGTTTATTTCAGGGGTGATCTCATGTCCCAGTGACCAAGAGAAAAGACTCTTTGTGAGTGTGGAAAGTATTTGGAAAGAATCCAAGTTCTAAAGGCTTCCAAAGGCTTTCTGTGCTGCTCCTACTACTAATTAGAACTGACTGTATGTAGTTTGCAAACTGAATCCTCTACAAATAGACAAAGTAATGGCTGGTTGTGCACTTCAAACAGAGCAGCTTGGGGATTGATTAGGAAAATAATTTAGACAGACCAGATAATTTAACACCTGGCAGCTGCATTCTGGGCCTATTCCCAGTTTGGGCCACACTCAGGCCAAATTCATTTATTAAGCActactaaaaaaaaatcagcaaatgtTGGCATAACATAATAAGAAATAatagaaaaacaataatatttccttcatttttgTGGTGTTTATTTGAAAGTGTCAGCTGCCTTATACATCTCTGTGGACCAAgggaaatgcttcaaaattgaCATTTACAAACGTTTGTAAACACAACCACAAATTTTTCCTTTGTCCTGAACATGTTCTGCTTCAGATACAGCTCACAAACTTGTTCTGTGCCATAAAAGACTGTCCAAGTGGAtgtttggttccctaaagaacctttaaatggaTGTTTTTATAGCAGATTatttaaaggaaacaaaagTGTTTCCAAAGAGCTGGTTCAGGCATCTTTACTTTTTAGGACTCTGCAAGGTTTTATCAAGACATCAGCAGGTGGTAAAAGTTGGAGGGACACTCTGGCCAAACTAGGAAAACCCCCTTCTGGTGACATATCTTGAAGGTGGTAGGAGCTTTTGAAAAACCTTGGGGTGTATTTTTTGGAGAAAGGTTGTTTGAAATGTGTTCTTCaaagctcctcccaccttcaagacacatcatcagaagggatGGTTATCCTACCCTGGCTGGCCTGTGCATTTAAACAAACTGCTAAGATGTTAATTTGAAGTTAAGCGTGTTCTTCTTCCATTAGGACACTCTGGGTGGAGGCTTTGATGCCACACAGGCGTTTGTAGGAGAGCTGGCCAATTTCAACATCTGGGACAAGAAGCTGTCATCCTCTGAGATCTACAGCCTGGCCACCTGTAACAGCAGAGCACCATCCGGCAACGTGCTGTCCTGGTCTGAGACCAACATCGACGTGTTCGGTGGAGCCACCAAGTGGACTTTCGAGCCTTGCCGTCAGCCCAACTGAACTGCAgcctgaaagagaaagaaaagaaaacaaaacaaacacaaaaaacaaaaaaggccaTCTGAGACTCCTTGCTTTTGTCTTTCTTGTCTTCATTTTGACGTTAACAACAACACCAATAAAAAAGAGAACAGTCCTTTAATAAGTTACTAAGTTGAATAAGAGTTAAGCAAGGATTTCTATGAATACTTATGAATATttatgtgcaaaataaaaaaaaaaagtcatcgTTCATTGTTGGAAAGCGCAGTGAGACAGTGTTGCTGTTGgttgcttttttttgtaaaaaaaacaaaaacaaacagattttttttcctttcctgcaATTGCACTcattcactttttttctttgcgTCCAAAAAGTGGACTTTCGACTCGTCTTGAGAACGAAGCTGCAAATCTCGTGCCTGTTTGGCTTGGATTCCTGGGTTAGGACATTTATTTTTGAAGGCGAGAATCGGACAAATCGGCACAGTCCAAAGAACATCTGAAGGTTGAAGCGTGGTCCGAAGGCCGGTCAGTTCCTCTTCTGTCCACCATCCCGAGTCCTGCAGACGTTTAAGGACGCCATTCAAACGGCCAACGTGTTTAGAGAAAGCCTGAGTGCCTTGGGCTGGAGCGCTGACTCAGCACACGCACTTTTCCATCTGCTTTAGCCATCCTGCCACTTTATCTCTCCGCTTTCACTGGCCACTTCTTGTTTCTGAGTAAATGTGTTAAAAGCGATTTGTTCAGGTCCTGGCAGGTGTTTGTACTCTGTAATAGGAATGTTAACTGTATTGTAACAGCATGAATGACCAAAATGCTGCAACAAACAATGGCATCGTCGACATCCGCTTTTACTATTACTATGGTTCGGGTCGGGTTTTTTCTACTGTATTGTTATATGCTGAAAGCATGGCACCACTGAGAGATGATAAAAGATATAatttttgtaataaaattgTGATATCTAatgaaaatctatttttttgctgttattaAGGGGTCAAAAAACATCCTAACTTCATTCAAATATGTGCATAATTTCTACTGAATGATTTAAAGGTATTTGAGCaagattaatattttaatacaaaatataaagcaTATCAATGCTATaaattcaaatgtacattttctttcCAGCTCTTACCATTTATAAACAACTTAGCTGGAAGTGGAGTGAGTGCAACATTACAGCTTCCCCCATAGGCAGAGTTAACTGGGGAGCTAAAAAGGCTGATATTGATGAATTGAATGCAAATCTATTTATATATTctaatttaattatatatttatattctatattctatattctatattatataattatattctAATTTAAACCAGACAAGCTTTCCAACCCATAAAATACattcatcaacaaaacatgaggCTGTTTCACACATAGACATTAAAAACTGCACAAAAAGGaaattgtcgctgtccaaaaaaccctaaaagtcttatttttttgcacttttttctgTATAACTTCAACTAAATTCAGCAGtttttctttacactgtgtgaaaaattcatgatgactggaccaataaaaataccaaaatggctttttacattaacttacattgaaagtaaagaaggtttttgccctctcctgtaatgttatcattttattaGATACTTTTTTACCTTTTGACAGCCACAATATCACATTTGTGATGAttcataaaaatgcatattCAGTCCTCAGACAGTTTATCCTGGGAGTCTTACTTATAACAGTGTATTAAAATGACTTCTCCGTGTGGAGGCTGGACTTCAAAACAGAGCTACAGCCAGTATACAGCCATTTAATCACACAAATTTTCAAAGGTCTGAACAGGCCAGGTTAAATAACACGCTTGCTTTTAGCCACATTCTCATGTTCCCATAGCAACGTCATCCACCAACTTTAACAGACAGATATTTCTCTAGATTCACCCTGAAGAtggaaaacaagtgaaaataagttgaccatcctctacagagaacatactttgCACATGCAAAGTTATgtcactttttgtttttgcaccAAAACTGACATTTATCTGCAGgttttaatgcaaaaaaggtgtcataacttttgcacagacacactttatgtttatatttttccccagtgtgttaaatccagtaaataaacagtattaaaatgtgcagaagtgtgttttctatacctgttttcattcattttccaaataaaatattgtcttGAGGCTGTATCTGgagaaaattctgtctgattgCTGTTAAAGTTGGTGGATGACGTTGCTATGGGAACACAAGAACATGACTAAAAGCATTTTCTTCTTCAACATGTTTACCTACATGAAACATCCATGTTATATCTTACCCCGTGTTGTTTAGTGCCCTGCTCTCCACATCACATTAACACTATTGTGTCTTTCTTATTTCTTAGTTTTGGCAATAATTGTAATATatgtgatgtaatatattttatttatgtggaaattATGCACATAGTCACTGGTTGGTGGAGCGAGTGGGAGATACATCACTGGAAGCAAAAGAAAGATATGGATGAGTTAGAAAATCTAAGTGCTAAATATCtagaaccatgtttgaaaaagatttgGGAATGTGATTTGGGAACCCTTGAAAGCTtgaaagaaccttcacataattcAAAAGTTCCATTATGTGAAGCTTCTGCTCACTCATGCACCACACATCCTTACTAAAATtgttctctgaagaaccatccactggAATGATCTTGGTGGAACCCACTGTGGTTCAGCTACACTAAGCAAAAAAAAGAGGCTTCTATAATGTACCAAGAGTTTAATAACAATAACCATCTCTATCATAGAAAAGAGCTAAGCaagcatgcaaagaacaatttatgcattaaaatagTTATTTGAGTACTTGTGGTTCTTTATTTAACTGCTATCTTTACTAATGAAGACTTTTAGCAAAAAACGTTCCACACAGTACAAATAAATGGTAGAACCCTTTggtggtgctgtatagaaccaattgaatttttaaaaaggttgtttaaagaaccatctccatcacagagaagaaccatttaagcatgcaaagaaccatttatgcattcaaatggaTATTTGAGTGCTTGTGGTTCTTTATTTTAACCACGTCCTTTACTGATGAAGACTTTTAGcaaaaaggttctgttcagTACCAAAAAAATTGTTCTTTGATTTGTTAAAACAGTATAACCCTTTTGTGGTGCTATGCAGaaagaattttaaatatattaatatttaatataatattctttatagaaccatctccaatattgagaaaaaacagttaaccatgcaaagaaccactgatGCGTTCAAATGAGTGGGTTCTATATATGACATTaactttagtaaagaacctttgaagaactatACTCTTAGCAGGATGTGTTCAATACAGTCCcgaaataaaggttctttgacTTGTGAAAATAGTGGAAACCTTTTTGTGGTgatataaagaaccattttcattttttaaaaggttctttaaagaatcaccTCAATCTTAGAGTAGAACCAAATGCGTTCAAATGAGTGCCCAGGATTACCTATACCAAAGAACCTTAGAGGAACCACACTGTTAGCATGACTTGTTCTGTATAGTactaaaaaaaggttctttgatgTGATAAAATGGTGGAAACCTTTtgtggtgctatacagaaatatacattttaatttttaaaaaggttctgtgtagaaccatctcCGTCATTGCGAAAAAAAACTATTCAGCCATGCAAAGAGCCACTGATACATTGAAATGAGTTCCCTGCTGAGTTCCCTGCTGCAGAACCCCACTCATAGAAGGATGTGTTCAATATACCAAAACAAAGGTTCTTTGACTATAATGGAATCATAATGGAAACCTTTTGGTGGGGCTATATagaataattttacattttaaaaaggttctttaaagaatcatttctATCATAGAGTAGAACCATCTAACCATGCAAAAAATCAATGACACATTCCAAAGAGTGCCCGAGGTTTTATGTATAacgttctatatagcaccaaaataaagaaaatagtggaaacgtttttggtgctatctagaactaTTGTTCAAAGAAAGAACTATTTTACAAAGAGCTGTACACAACAGTCTTCATAGACAActatttaaccatgcaaaggacTATTAATGCATTAAAACAATTCCTTGAGAGCCCAAGGTTCTCTATGTAACCTTCACTAGAACCTTGCAAAACCTTTTTCATGGGTGTATGGTGTTGTACCAAGAACTGACACCAAGAAAACTTTTTTAGCTTGTACAGTCACAAATGAATCAGTATTACATTAACCACAGAGTCCAGTGAATGCTAAAACAGATCCCTTGTTCTCTCCACACTGCTGACCTCGCCACCGAGGTCAGAAGGCCGATTCAGAGGCTTTCCAGCTTAATTTATCTGGCTAACGAAGACGACCTGCTCTGCAACTCACCCCACCACTGTAAACGGTCATATCACTTCGCAGTGATGTGGTGTTTTcatgtgctgctgctgtagctcaTGTTTTCAGTGCAGAGTCACAGGTCACGTCCACCCACAACACACAGACCAGATGATGCTGCTGTTTCTGTGCCGAAGCCGAGCTGCTGCCAAGAGCAACGTAGGACTGACCTGAATGAGGGAGGCAGAAATTCAACATTCTCATATAGCAAAGTGACCGCTGCTGAATTATTAATGACCACAGAACTGCATGATAGTCATTTAGGCGTAACTGTAACGTTAACAGTAACGTCATCCACCAATATTTTTTTAAGCCGAAATTtcataagaaaacaaaaactgctactactaataatactaataaaaataaaaacaaacaataaggtacataaaaaaatgaagtaataCATCTGAACATCAGGAATAATTAAAGATATGCTATGTTGTGgttctgttttttaatgttctctctctctctctctttctctctctctccctctctctctctctctctctctttctctctctctcctcagtaGCCCATGAACTATTCATTGTGACATTTATGAACTTAATGAACCCAGTGAGGTGGGCATTTATTCACTATGCTAAACGTCACCAGGGCAACAGGACGCCTATCAATGgccattgtgatgtcataatcACCTGCGTACTTACTACAGGGGCTAAGCCCAAGTTAGCGTAATGCTACTTAAGCAGTAATCTCCCAATGCAGGGCTGAGAAGGAGGAAGCCAGGACTGCAGTCCAAATCACTGCAGCTCGGCTTTGAAGGGCTAAAAGATCCTAaccatataatataataataaaaaatgacaacatctgattataatatagtataattcAGTAACATTCATAacttattcagcatctactaataattattcaatatctattatgaattattcagtatctactatgactTATGCAGtgtctgctatgaattattcagtatctgctataaatgattcagtgtctactataagTTTTCAgcaactattatgaattattcagtatctaatatgaattattcaataagtGTAATGAGACTAGTGTGTAAGCTTGGCAGATGTGAGAGTGAGGAAGTGAAGTATGAGTGtggagattttaaggggttaggTTGGGTAAGGGTCTGTTGGGGGAATTACAGTAATATCCCATAACCCCCTGCAAAGTCCAGGATGGAGTATTACATAATCTTTTTGTGGCGTTCAGAGTGAGGTTCAAACGGCTGAGAAGGAAACAGCAAGACATCCATCAAGCTCGAGGTCACTGCAGTGGCCtac from the Pygocentrus nattereri isolate fPygNat1 chromosome 30, fPygNat1.pri, whole genome shotgun sequence genome contains:
- the LOC108424804 gene encoding neuronal pentraxin-1, whose translation is MERISWTLFLLSLILLEVSMQDFGQTQFICTSVPKDMDLCAAAMQNSGPAEDLKTTVMQLRETVLQQKETIMNQKETIRELTSKLNRCEGQSAPEPGTGGGRRKEQGKNTMGDVSRGASDTLAQLGQTLATLKQRLENLEQYSRSNGTAQANSLKDLLQNKIDDMEKQVLSRVNTLEGGKPGQRNDTDQRNKVESTLTSLHHRITDLEKGPKGNKLLDKFQLTFPLRTNYMYAKVKRSLPEMYAFTLCLWIKSNASPGVGTPFSYAVPGQANELVLIEWGNNPMEILINDKVAKLPFLINDGKWHHMCITWTTRDGVWEAFQDGVLRGNGENLAPYHPIKPHGVLVLGQEQDTLGGGFDATQAFVGELANFNIWDKKLSSSEIYSLATCNSRAPSGNVLSWSETNIDVFGGATKWTFEPCRQPN